Proteins co-encoded in one Arachis hypogaea cultivar Tifrunner chromosome 13, arahy.Tifrunner.gnm2.J5K5, whole genome shotgun sequence genomic window:
- the LOC112734170 gene encoding protein FAR1-RELATED SEQUENCE 5 gives MDEDDTNVEPMFDYHGFDEGYNIDSLEDIGMIEFWNIRDEDVCHFHFSDVDIAFEFYNRYARTRGFSARKNRTRKSRAGALKLKNFVCHREGFRPPNNYGIGNLKRKPTPETRCGCSAMMEIRVDAPSGRWFISYFSDEHNHPLLDPRLTGLLPGHRFMSEADIGHMVNMKKGGISVGQIYRALANQAGGYEYLSFTQRDMYNKIAKQRRQLPGDAYAALKYLEDQATNDPSLYFNHHMDTDGTLRNLFWCDGLSRADYSLFGDVLAFDATYKRNKYMCPLVVFSGVNHHNQTIIFAAALICDEEKDTYRWLLQQLKVAMNGKAPVSVITDGDLSMKFAIEKEFPNAHHRLCAWHLIRNATSNIGKPQFTSMFKKCMLGDYEIDVFRQKWFEMVERFGVENKNWVLDMYKKRHSWATAHIRGKFFAGFRTTSRCEGLNSIIAKYVNSRYNLVEFIQHFNRCVDHIRWKEVQADLASVNGRPIMQTCFQQLERSAANVYTLSIFHMFQPILVRAASMKVINMRQTGSYVIYSVGLDQTPNEMWRVFCCDIEMEFNCSCMRMESFGIPCEHVVCILVHEDIEELPRSLVLPRWTKTAKVGLQNAVGLHWDSLMLSQYGCLMDWFRQLANFACRDNERFIFTREMAMNLLKQFKEEDAAQKGGGQ, from the coding sequence ATGGATGAGGACGACACAAATGTGGAACCAATGTTCGATTATCACGGCTTCGATGAAGGGTATAACATTGACTCACTCGAAGACATTGGGATGATTGAATTTTGGAACATCAGGGATGAAGATGTATGTCATTTTCACTTTTCTGATGTCGACATTGCATTTGAGTTCTACAATAGATATGCAAGGACAAGAGGCTTTAGTGCTCGGAAGAACAGGACTAGGAAGAGTCGTGCGGGCGCACTTAAGTTGAAGAATTTTGTATGTCATCGTGAAGGATTTAGACCGCCAAATAATTACGGCATCGGAAACCTTAAGAGAAAACCTACACCCGAGACAAGGTGTGGCTGCAGTGCAATGATGGAGATTCGTGTAGATGCACCTAGCGGTCGttggtttatttcttatttttctgaTGAACACAATCATCCGCTTCTGGATCCTCGGTTGACTGGATTGCTCCCTGGGCATAGATTCATGTCCGAGGCTGATATTGGCCACATGGTTAACATGAAAAAGGGTGGGATTAGTGTTGGGCAGATATATCGGGCATTAGCAAATCAGGCAGGTGGCTACGAGTATCTCTCTTTCACGCAAAGGGACATGTACAATAAAATAGCAAAGCAGAGGCGCCAATTACCCGGTGATGCATATGCAGCTTTGAAGTATCTAGAAGATCAAGCAACAAATGACCCTTCTCTCTATTTTAATCATCACATGGATACCGATGGTACTTTGCGCAATTTATTCTGGTGCGATGGTCTCAGCAGGGCCGACTACTCATTATTTGGCGATGTGCTGGCGTTTGATGCTACCTATAAGAGGAATAAATATATGTGTCCACTGGTGGTATTTTCTGGTGTCAATCATCACAATCAAACAATTATCTTTGCTGCTGCTTTAATTTGCGATGAGGAAAAAGACACATACAGGTGGTTGCTACAACAACTGAAGGTAGCAATGAATGGGAAAGCACCTGTTTCGGTGATCACGGATGGTGATCTATCAATGAAGTTCGCCATTGAGAAAGAGTTTCCTAATGCACATCATAGATTATGTGCATGGCATCTGATTCGCAACGCAACAAGTAACATTGGCAAGCCCCAGTTTACATCCATGTTTAAAAAGTGTATGCTAGGCGActatgaaattgatgtatttcgTCAAAAGTGGTTTGAAATGGTTGAGAGATTTGGTGTCGAAAACAAGAATTGGGTCCTAGATATGtataaaaagagacattcatggGCAACTGCACATATAAGAGGGAAGTTTTTTGCTGGTTTTCGGACTACTTCTCGGTGCGAGGGATTAAACTCGATCATTGCAAAGTATGTCAACTCAAGGTACAATCTGGTTgagttcattcaacactttaATCGTTGTGTCGACCATATAAGGTGGAAAGAGGTCCAGGCTGACCTCGCCTCTGTGAATGGGAGACCCATTATGCAAACCTGTTTTCAACAGTTAGAGAGGAGTGCTGCCAATGTTTACACCCTATCAATATTTCATATGTTCCAACCAATCCTTGTACGGGCTGCATCAATGAAGGTAATAAATATGAGGCAAACTGGCTCTTATGTGATTTACTCTGTCGGTTTGGACCAAACGCCAAATGAGATGTGGCGTGTATTCTGTTGTGACATTGAGATGGAATTCAATTGTTCATGTATGAGAATGGAATCATTTGGCATACCTTGTGAACACGTAGTTTGCATCTTGGTGCATGAAGATATAGAGGAGTTGCCAAGGTCATTAGTCTTGCCTCGGTGGACCAAGACTGCCAAAGTGGGTTTGCAAAATGCGGTTGGGCTTCATTGGGATTCTTTGATGCTAAGTCAGTACGGTTGTTTGATGGATTGGTTTAGACAACTAGCCAACTTTGCTTGCCGAGATAACGAGAGATTTATCTTTACACGGGAAATGGCTATGAATTTGTTGAAACAATTTAAGGAGGAAGATGCTGCACAAAAAGGGGGGGGTCAATGA